In a single window of the Clostridiales bacterium genome:
- a CDS encoding uracil-xanthine permease yields MEMIYGVKDRPKFGRLLLFSLQQLLAILAATIAVPMIVKNGMSPAAALFGAGIGTFVYLLFTKFKSPVFLGSSFAFLGSMAAAFAGGVSMSLGYLGLIIGAVFAGLVYVIIAVIVKFAGVKWIDKIMPAVVIGPTVAIIGLSLAGNAIGDLMKGSATYDVTSIVAKIVDGMPVIENGVVVTEEITTTFTYANTFIALLCGLVTLIVTIVCSVYGKKMVKMIPFVIGILSGYALAAIFTGFSYIEGAECLRVINFDTFSTLGQASAWYPDFSFITAFSGNYVAPEGGTIGGYIGTIAVAYIPVAFVVFAEHIADHKNISSIIETDLLKDPGLHRTLLGDGVGSIAGAFFGGCPNTTYGESVGCVAISRNASVATIFVTACMAIIAAFLAPFTLFLASIPSCVMGGVCIALYGFIAVSGLKMIQKEDLDDHRNLFTVCVILIAGVGGMALKIGQVTITEVACALILGIIVNLIVNIKKKKGAETENGETVNASAEPEAVEQPTAESTESEAQTEAAATSDERAPEKE; encoded by the coding sequence ATGGAAATGATCTACGGCGTAAAAGACAGGCCGAAATTCGGTCGGCTTTTACTCTTTTCGCTGCAACAACTGCTGGCGATACTCGCGGCTACGATTGCCGTCCCGATGATCGTAAAGAACGGGATGTCGCCTGCGGCGGCGCTGTTCGGCGCGGGTATCGGCACGTTCGTTTACCTGCTCTTTACCAAGTTCAAAAGCCCCGTGTTCCTCGGCAGCTCGTTCGCGTTCCTCGGCTCTATGGCTGCGGCGTTTGCAGGCGGCGTGTCCATGTCGCTCGGCTATCTCGGACTTATTATCGGTGCGGTGTTCGCGGGACTTGTGTACGTGATAATCGCGGTCATAGTCAAGTTTGCGGGCGTTAAGTGGATAGACAAAATCATGCCTGCGGTCGTTATCGGACCTACGGTCGCTATCATCGGGTTGTCGCTTGCAGGCAACGCGATAGGCGATCTCATGAAGGGCAGTGCGACTTACGACGTAACTTCGATCGTAGCAAAGATAGTTGACGGTATGCCCGTGATTGAGAACGGCGTTGTAGTTACCGAGGAGATAACCACGACTTTCACATACGCCAATACGTTTATCGCATTGCTTTGCGGACTTGTAACGCTTATCGTCACGATCGTGTGTTCGGTATACGGCAAGAAAATGGTCAAAATGATACCCTTCGTTATCGGTATCCTTTCGGGCTACGCGCTTGCCGCTATATTTACCGGATTCAGCTATATAGAGGGTGCCGAATGCCTTCGCGTTATCAACTTCGATACGTTCAGCACGCTCGGACAAGCCTCGGCATGGTATCCCGACTTCTCGTTCATAACCGCTTTCTCCGGTAACTACGTTGCACCCGAGGGTGGCACGATAGGTGGATATATCGGCACGATCGCCGTTGCGTACATACCCGTCGCGTTCGTCGTGTTCGCAGAGCACATCGCCGACCACAAGAACATTTCGTCCATTATCGAAACCGATCTACTTAAAGACCCCGGACTTCACCGCACGCTTCTCGGCGACGGCGTAGGCTCGATCGCGGGTGCGTTCTTCGGCGGCTGCCCCAACACCACCTACGGCGAATCGGTCGGCTGCGTGGCTATATCGCGCAACGCTTCGGTCGCTACTATATTCGTGACTGCGTGCATGGCGATTATTGCGGCGTTCCTTGCGCCGTTTACGCTCTTCCTCGCCAGCATTCCCAGCTGTGTAATGGGCGGCGTGTGTATCGCGCTCTACGGCTTTATCGCCGTAAGCGGTCTTAAAATGATCCAGAAGGAAGACCTCGACGACCACCGCAACCTGTTCACCGTTTGCGTTATCCTTATCGCCGGTGTGGGCGGCATGGCGCTCAAAATCGGTCAGGTCACCATTACCGAAGTCGCGTGCGCGCTTATCCTCGGTATCATAGTCAACCTCATAGTCAATATCAAGAAAAAGAAAGGCGCCGAAACCGAAAACGGCGAAACGGTAAACGCTTCCGCAGAACCCGAAGCCGTCGAGCAACCGACGGCCGAATCGACCGAAAGCGAAGCTCAAACGGAAGCGGCTGCAACCTCCGACGAGCGAGCTCCCGAAAAGGAATAG
- the upp gene encoding uracil phosphoribosyltransferase, with translation MKHFDNVTILDHPLISHKIAILRSVDTHTKDFRELIEEITVLLTYEAFKDAPTQVVEVQTPLEKCKQKMVQENSIAIVPVLRAGLGMVSGVHVLFPTAKVGHIGMYRDEETLEPQEYYCKLPEGIEKKRAIVLDPMLATGGSADAAIKLLKKKGCKDIRQMSIIAAPEGVEKLATAHPDVKIYVAVLDRCLNENGYILPGLGDAGDRLFGTK, from the coding sequence ATGAAACATTTCGATAACGTTACTATACTCGACCATCCGCTTATCAGCCACAAGATAGCTATACTGCGCTCGGTCGATACGCACACCAAAGACTTCCGCGAGCTTATCGAGGAAATAACCGTGCTCCTTACGTACGAGGCGTTCAAGGACGCGCCGACGCAGGTCGTAGAGGTCCAAACCCCGCTCGAAAAGTGCAAGCAGAAAATGGTTCAGGAAAACTCGATAGCGATCGTTCCCGTGCTCCGCGCGGGGCTCGGCATGGTGAGCGGCGTGCACGTTCTGTTCCCCACGGCAAAGGTCGGGCATATCGGTATGTACCGCGACGAGGAAACGCTCGAACCGCAGGAATACTACTGCAAGCTCCCCGAGGGTATCGAGAAGAAGCGCGCTATCGTGCTCGATCCCATGCTCGCAACGGGCGGCAGCGCCGACGCGGCTATCAAGCTTCTTAAAAAGAAGGGCTGCAAGGATATTCGGCAAATGTCGATCATCGCCGCGCCCGAGGGCGTTGAAAAGCTCGCCACCGCGCATCCCGACGTAAAGATTTACGTGGCGGTGCTCGACAGATGCCTTAACGAGAACGGCTATATCCTTCCCGGTCTCGGCGACGCGGGCGACAGACTTTTCGGCACGAAATAA